The sequence GTAATAAATCTGTCCTCTATATTGATAGGCGACCAGATTTTGTTCGTAGAAATTTCTCGAACAATTAATATAACGCATCCAGTTCGATTCAATATCGTTTCCCGCGTCTATTATGTACGATGGAGTTTTGGATGAATATACCTGTATATGAtgaggtatttatttatgatatgagTTAGCAGACGCACAAATGGGCccgatgctaagtggtcaccattgtcAATAGACATTACGCCCATgaactaccaaccttgggaactaagatgttatgtcccttgtgcctatagttacactggctcattcacccttcaaaccggaacacaccaatactaagtactgctgttaggcgatagaatatctgatgagtttgtggtacctacccagacggacttgcacaaagccgtaccactAAGTAGTTTATTTAAGATATGAGTTAGCAGACGCATAAATGGGCCCtaatggcaagtggtcaccagttcatagacattagtgctgtaagaaatattgatcattccttacatcgtccacgcactaccaaccttgggaactaagatgttatgtccctctaGGGCCGGATTAAGGGGAGGGCAACCGGGACAACTGCCCTGGGGATTCCAGAAGAGAGAAtcagacgatttttttttaactgaccGGGTAAGCATATcactccactccacctgatggtaagtggaagtggagtccaaacgcgaagacgaccAGTACAGTCTGCAAGAATGAGCTGCACTATTCGCCCTCTGAATGAAACAAGTTTCACAAAACAATGGTTTTATTTGAATCTTACCTGCCAAGAGTACAAAGAACTCACACCATCAGTCCGCTTACCGCGATAAGGTCCAAACCTTACACCACGTGGTATTGTCCTGGAGCTAAATACGCCTAGCCCCGCCCCTGTGTCCAAGAACAAGGAAGGCAAAGCTATATCGAAGACTGCTGTACTGGGTCTGTTCACAGACCATGGCATTTAATGATGAATGAACAATATAATTCATGATAGTTAGTATATTCCAACCGTAAGGGgacaaaaaccaaataaacaacatttgacatttaattcacgtgatatcattggtcgagagcttgattgatCTAATATCTTATTTAGCTTTTCGTGTTCTCCCTATCGTCGAAAAGCACGTATAGCCAACTCAAATGGAATTAGGAAAAAAGATTCAACTTCGACTAAACAACAACGGTTAACTGTTGATTTGAATGCAATAATGTGATAATTTGGTAATGTGCGACCAGATTCTAAAACTTAAGGCAAACTGATCGGTAGTGCGGAAGGACGCTACTTTTTGTTCATACGCCaaatgtcaataattaatatgacaGTGACGTTTTCATAAGAGACGTACTCGAACAGTCgggattttgtaaattattgcttttgttgcttcatatagcctattccaaatgaagtaggaataaagataagcaaaccttagatttacgtatttaatgcgattcactaataactcagctatattgtgcaccactgaaagtttatgattaatatatctttattcataacacaacactatttcacttaactactaTTTACTTACTACTTACTTTATATTCACTTAAATTTTACACGTGTCCATACACGGttacatgaataatattttaccggtaactgatacgaaattatttcgcaGTTTCGGTTacggattttaaattatttaaatattgtacaagaaaaatttacaagatattaatttgacattcTTTGTGtgttattatttagaattagatataatcacagaaaaaaaagcaaataacttttttataaaattagcttCTCACTTTAAGTAActgcaaaactaaattataataaatatttttgttttcgtatACAGTTACGGATACCTATTTATTTCGGATATTCGATAGTTTTGGTTACGGTCGTGGAGTTCCATAACATCCTCGGTAACAACAGCTATACGCgcatatttatatctaataaacAGCAAAGAAtggaataacaataataaaatcgtatattAGAAGTCACTAGAATATATTTGGACATACCTGGTATGACCGATGTTGCTAGATGTAAAAATGTTTGCGGTATTGTGTAGGCGGCGATTGATATGGAGTCTTGAGGcttcgaattaaattaatattaaatattttctcaattttcttttattttttctaatattataaataatattattaacaaaataatttaaaaaatattgaaaatacaataatatttactcaGGAATCAATTTTAacgaacaaaatttttttttaatagcatatTGTTGCATAGTTGAGAAACGATTGATTTGTCTTAAGAAATGAAGCAACTTAAAAAAGCTATATATCAAagtgattatttttgtttcaatgttGACAAAACAGTTTACTGACAGCATTTATAATTGCAcaggaaattaaattttttttatttgtttttttcgttATGACACATTCCATagacaatataatacaataaaaaattacaatgtatAATCTTATCGATTGTTTGCGTAAATgcaaattagaaataataatttaatttattttcatacctCAGCATCAGGTATAACTAGTTCAGGTCCGTGGAGAGAGCAAAATTCAGAAACCATCGTCACACACTTAGGGCaaactgtaaaattatatttgactaataagtttttttaatgtgcTGTGTTGGTTattgacgaaataaaaaaattatatataattaatatataatataagtttctctaccacacatttttattattttgataatgaaaATCGTGTATTCgaaaggtaattttattttgattttgataatgaaAATCGTGTATTCGAAATTCATAGTggtatattctttaataattgaaaagttcattgaaaatacttacaaatatagTTATCTTCAAAACGAACCATTATATCATTACACTTATTTTGAACATTGCCTTTCTTGTTTATATTAtgatcaaatttttttttgacaggtgaaaatataaaatgcgcgcgaatttatatatttttcgtcgATTCAATAAAATGGCTGAggtagtaatttaaaataatacggtAATACTTACCAATTAAAAGTTACACATAgaagtgtaaaaaaaattaaaaggaatgTCAACTGAAATGAAATTaggtttttctattaatttaacataaaatacggATACGGATGATTCTGCAAGAGCGCAACGAGAGTGACAGCGACGCTTTGGATAAGTGTGGATGTCGCACTACAAATACGATATTTATTgacttactttattatttatgtaaatccTACAGTTAAGATACGTGGAATTAAGTTCCATAATCTCCTTATCtaatcattaatataaacaatatgtaTGTGCTCGTaagcctgcttgaataaaatacattttgattttacataagaatttaaGGGTGGTCTCTCACATTCGGCTTTCGTCTATTAAAGTTTCAATTCAAGCACTATACAAGTGAACGACTGCAGGCAAATGATCTAAATTGAATCTTATTTTACAAGCCATTGCTGCCAGTGAGGGGCCGCTAGTaagatttttagtaatttagtaTTGCACTATGGGAATTGCATTAATAAGTagatacacaaaaaatatttatttgaacaaaaacaaaattaatcacAAGAAAACAGAAATTTAAAAGCTAACAAAACCAAACacgaataaaataacaaaaaacatagaAATTATAACGAATCCAttaataccatagattatttaGCTCACGACCAATAATGTAATTACAATTGAAGGTCGTAGTTGTTTACATATCTTTAGTATTATTTCGTATAAAATGTGTGCGTGCGatctaatataaaactaaatattttgacaaatatgTCGTTTTCGGGTTCAATCCCTGTGTCTTGACCACAAGTAACGTaattgtgatatatttaaatacaccaATTTACAAAGCTAAGTGAAGTGCCGCCATTAGAAATTGGGGCTCGAGTTAAGAAAATCATAGCCATAATAGTttacaattcaataaataatatcatacgtATAAGATTTCAAAAACGTTCTTGAGCTAAAATGACAATTTCTAAAAAGGctaattccaatttttttttatatgttgataacaaaaagacaaaaatattttagaacacttaaaccaaaaaaatatgatacatttCTTCTcactaaaaaatacttttgaaacgAAACAAAGTAAACAAAAACGCAAGCAAAACGCTTTAATCAAAAccgtaatacattaaaaaaatatataacagaaataattatataatataacagaaaaGCTCCGACCGACCTATTGTTCATCGGCAAACACTGGGAAAATGTATTCTTTACAAGATTCCAACAATAATTTAATCCGAGCGAGcgagacaaaaaatataacaagggTGTtggtgaaataaaactagtttttaacggatttaatcgcgtatattaattattttaacatcccggcAGACACcacccgtgaccacgaacactgcaaagtgctcgaaacgtcgggatgttaaaataattaatatacgcgattaaatccgttaaaaactagttttatttcaatgtgtaataatcgcgaaaatctaagacaacattaagggTGTTGGTTTTAGGAATCACTCAAAAAAGATATAACTTTTAGTTATTTTTCGAATTGAATTTCGTTTTCTTAACAGAAACTATACTACTTACCGTCGCGATGTGGACGGTTTTTTTCGTAAATAACGATGATACCcgatacttaatataaattcagaAGTAGTAAAGTACTTAAATACGCCATTTGGAtacgtgtttttaatttaaacatttataattttcacaCAAAGCAACATTATGCAACATTGGCTCTGCGTGAGATCTGTGTGTGATCACATTTCGACGGTAAATTTCGAGTGTTTTTTTTCAActcgaattgaattaaatttatgtattaatattagcGACTCGCCCCGTCTTCGCACgtgaacaatttatttataaagaagatGATATAATAGCACTCATAAATTGATTTCTAgccttttttttattggttctgTTTACGATATTACcataacatacaaacaaatttgaccCCTATATATTAGTAGAGACTAGGTGATAACAGCGACAACTATCTATCGTTCTatgaatactattaattttGGTAAGAACAAATACTCCAGTCACACGGGCAGCTagagataattaaaacaaaatatttgggAAAGTTGCTGAATTTATCGTTTCAATTATTGGAAATCcgaaaaaaaacgataaaaaactACAGATGTCGTGGTCTATTACATAACATACGCAATGGAAAAAATTAGCGTTTggaaataattcattaaaaattgttattaaaatcccgCGTGaatcaaaactataacaaagattgagtttaaatattattttataatatcgtgTATAATACAAGATAAGGATAGGTCGCTTGGAGGGGgtcataacgctttttccttacgtgaagGTTGCCTGCATGACTCTAATTTCAGTATTAGGTATTTGATGACTCTTGCAAAACGATGATCGTCGTTAATGTACTTGGCGTCagctttttatttgttttaataaatatttttatcaaaacaatcttaaattacttatataaaaacttcttCACCGTGCTGTGTGAATTTTAGTAtgattatttaatcttaaattactTTTGACTAATAGGACGTTCATATGGTTTTTCACCTGTGTGAGTTCTAATATGGCGTTCTAAATTACTCTTATGACTAAATTTCTTGTGACAACTTTGACATTCATATGGTTTTTCACCTGTGTGAGTTCTAATATGGAGTTCTAAATTACTCTTATGACTAAATTTCTTGTGACAACTTTGACATTCATATGGTTTTTCACCTGTGTGAGTTCTAATATGGAGTTCTAAATTACCTTTATGACTAAATTTCTTGTGACAACTTTGACATTCATATGGTTTTTCACCTGTGTGAGTTCTAATATGGAGTTCTAAATTACCTTTATGACTAAATTTCTTGTGACAACTTTGACATTCATATGGTTTTTCACCTGTGTGAGTTCTAATATGGAGTTCCAAAGTACATTTATGACGAAATTTCTTGTGACAACTATGACACTCATATGGTTTTTCACCTGTGTGAGTTCTACTATGGAGTTCTAAATTACCTTTTTGACTAAATTTCTTGTGACAACTATGACACTCATATGGTTTTTCACCTGTGTGAGTTCTAATATGTAACTTCAATGAATTTTTATGAAAAgaaatatacttacaaaagtTACAAGCGTAAGTCTTTCCTAGAAAACCATTATGCAAACGTAAGTgagttattaaataacttttcatGGTTGTTTCATAGCTACATACGTCACAAATGAacttattgttttgaattttgttaattatatcatttagttTAACATCCTTTTTGGAAAATTGAGGCTGACGATTTATATTCAGGTCATTAGTTAACGGTTTTGCTACATTGTTCGTGGTCTGAGTAACGTTTACTGCGACTGATTTTTTAGCCGGTGGTTTGTAGATATTAGATGTTGTTATTTTAGAGTTTTTTCCGACtatactttgatttgattttgatcctagattaattttgttttgaaccTTTTTAGGGCGAACTGTTTGTGCTACCTTGGGTTCACCAAAGACGTTCCCTTGATtaacttttaaagttttatttgtttttatattcttaattattttgtcattagTTTTATTGGATTTGCATAAAGATACAGAGTTTGAGTCTACAGTAATATCGTTTAGAGCGTTTGTTTTCGGAATAACTGTTTGGGCTACCTTTGTTTCTTCAAAGGCGTTTCCTTTGtcgacatttaaatttaaatttttatttctgttcttTTCTTCTGAGGGATATATACTTTTCTGAGGGATTGGTGCACctaaaagtataaaatcttctaagtattcaaataaataatgagctacatggtataaaaatatatttacctaatTTTTGAGCGTAGCCTACTGGTGAATTGTATTTCTTGAGGTTAATTTGGAGAATATTAGCAAATTCACTTCCGTAGAAAACCATCAGCTCCGTGAATTTGGGGATAATTTTTATTGTcctgttaaaatgttttatttgtgaatgaaatatataaataaatactcatttctgtttttttgttttaaatggtAAGCCTTCTcgaaaatgggccatctgattgACATCCTCTATGGATTAgcgatttaagaaatattaaccattccctacattgccaatgcgccacctaccaTTAgaacttacactggctcactcaaactataaaatagaaaaaataatactaagtattgttattcgATTAGCGTTAAGAAATGGACACTTAAAACTTTAGTAAAACTGCGtagtatatttaaagaatatttgtccatatatcaataaataggaAACTTTCTTGGCTTAGCTCGGGTATTGAAAAAGATTACATaagacgtatatttttttacataagagGTTTAGggttttacataattaatttgaaatattcatcAATCGTCGTTATATTTTAGCGAATTTAGACAAAACATAAACGAATTATACATTTCATATCATGAGAAATGATCACTCCGTCCATTGATAAAAACCGTATTAAAATCCCTTAGTTCTTGAGTTTTCCGCGTTCACACATATAGACACAGACAGAGGCGGCgatatgttttgtatttaataggAATATATGAAATTAGAAAAACGTAGTCGAaatctaaatctcattgtctttgatctTCCTTTTGTTTATTCAATTTGACAATACACCAATAGGCTATGTATGAGTAGTGTCTAATGAGGATTTAACAATAATTGGTATATAgagtaataagtaattttagtttaaGTAATTAGTTCGGTTCGTTTTtcgcccagaggatcggaattgcggtTCAACGGGGAAATATTGCTGGCATTctcgccaccattccacgcgatcaATATTtacacagtaactatttttaattgatatttgtatatatttaaggacttaatgttaatattttttatgctaatAAACTTATATCGTTTAACACAactacatctatactaatattcgcGTCGAACGCATTACGCTCTAACGCGGCCTCGTAacgtatgtatgcttagatctttaaaattacacaacggattttgatgcggttttcttttaatagatagattgattcacaaggaaggtttatatgtataatacgtgcacaatatagtagagaaacactgataattttagaggtttctaaagtgatgtcgtaaataaacacatttttgcgcttacattgcaaacgttgGCTGAACCCTTCGAGAtagttcaaaataatgtactacagcattatacaccttaaaacggtctacaaaaaagtcagCGATGGTATATGTCATCTTGTAGCggtaacccacaataaccattttttatcctttactttttacgagtactaatggcttattttcgaaatgATTTTAAGGAATACAGCATTATTCCTTATCCAAagaagtaccttaaatacattgtgcttttgatatagattaatatggcTCTTTACTGCATGtaatttcagtaaatatttttgaagatattacttGTTTGGTTTGTGTTGTCTAACGAAAAACTGTGAAAGTTGTacattatgtagtatatttagtatcagcattgcacacGTGCGAAGCTGGTGCAGGTCGCTAGTAAAATGTCTAAAAATTACCTGTAATAAAGCTGCCCTTTATACTGATAAGCGACTAGATTTTGCTCGTTCCAGTGTCGCGAACAGTTCACAAAGCGCATCCAGTTCGAGTTGTGTGCGTCTTCCGCGTCCACAAAATGTGATCGTCTATTGTTACCGTCATGTATCTATAAACAATATAGGGCCTGACTTTTTCAACTGGGCTTCAATAGCCAGATCCGAACTATGAGAAATAACCAAAAAAGACTTTAAGGTGACTCAATTGACGGTAACTCAGGTGACGATGAGCCCAATTTTGATAGTAATCTAATCCATTTTTCaggatattgaaaataaaaaccaagcctgtattattaaaacttttcgaTAGTGATGCTTATAAGAATCAAATTGTGGGTAGTAATTACACATGGAAAATTGAAGGTAAATGttgaattttaaagtaatgtttAGTATATGTATGTCTTTGATTAAAACAACAGTCAAACACTGCCTAAAAATTATAAGCAACCAGTTGTAAAACGAAGAACCGGATAGAAGAAATTTTTAATGGAGATAGTGACTACCAGGAAAGGACATGGGTTAGTTTTACCAAGAAAATCATCCTTTAAGATTGTGAAAAGGTAGGTAGaagtttgtatgtgtgtatCATCCATTTTTTAAGGAAGGAATGACAAactcataataatttaactgaatGATGTTTTTAAGGACCTTTGTATAGAATATATGGTAAAATTGGGTAAATCCCCGGTTTCAACTAGTGTAATAAAATCCCTAATTGGTCAAGTGGCTGGATAACAACCCGAATCGGACCAATAAAAGGTTTTGAAACTTTCTTGAGAAACTTACCTGCCAACTGTACATAGACGTCACTGCGTCGGTCTTTTTGCCCCGGTAAGGTCCGAATCTGACACCACGGGGCAGAGTCAACGTACTAAAAACGCCTATGCCAGCCcctaaatgattttaatacattaagaaTATCAAGTCAATCGCacaatttttaagttatattatatttaatttattgtgaatagtgttgcatatcgatagtgaACTATCGATTGTCTATCGATAATATTGTCacgtatatacttttattatatatatataattttaatagtattacttttaacctaaactatcgatattccaaaactatcgatagtatcaatagtatgctgctaccaatagtattgcttactaagagctagcgatactatcgatagtactatcgatatcctgaatagttttcgaggtcaactatcgatagtcaaactatcgacagttctgcaacgctgataTAACTGTTATAAGTGAGAAGGGGGCCTAGTATGTCCCTGACGAGGCAGTAGTTAAAAAGACGTCGTGTTTCTCTCCGTACTTAAGTATTAATCCGTACTTAAGTACTTAAGCTCTACGTACGGAGTACGCAAGAAGAGCTTAACCGAGCCAAACGCCTTGGTTTAATACTAGATAAAAGACTCAAGTTGtccatataataaatagttgtaCTAGAAATAAATTTCGCACGCGGCAAAATCAAATAGTATGTAATATAGTTAAAACGAAAGAGACCGGAATCGAGGAAAaagtgacaaattaaaaaaaaaagcaacgaCCATTATGTACGAAAAGAAGTAGATACACAAGTCCAAGTAAAAGAAACTATAGGGCTTTAaactatttatgttaaaaatttaaaattccgtTGTAATGTTGAGCTGATAAAGCCTTTGTATAAACGACATCCgagttacatatttttaaacagattatgtaataatagaattaaaataaataaattacatctgGCAACACTAAACTTAGTTGTATAATAGATCAAACCTGGTATAATAGAAGGTGCGAGGTGCAGGAACACGTGTGGTATGGTGAGGGCGGAGCGGGGTACGGAGGGAGGATAGGGTGACTTTGATGGTACCtagtttatcaattttaattaaattattattgttaccgTTTGCAAAACACATATTGGTACTAAAAGTACTATGGAGTGTAGAGGTAAGGAGTAGTATAGTAAGTGTTCCTCAAAATGCATTAAATTTACATGCATTACAAGCTGTTAAAGTTAGAAGCTTCGGATACACTAGGGAACAAGTGCCCTTAAGAACTATGGAACGACGTCAAGACGAATGTCGCAGAATATTTCGTAGGCTACACTACAGTTTTTAtcagtcaaaatatacttaatttaagtgggcttttacaagcacttttgaaacgtcatttaaatatataagtgaagctacccccggttcggaatgcagattctactgagaagaccCGACCAGAAACACTAGTTACTCTttctcaacatttaaaaatacagttatgctagttaaatacaattatgtatgtaatatatcctgcttggaagtcaacaagtattaactccacgtttttttatcatctgtataatcttgtctttaataatatgcctttatatagaaatatcgCCTGAGGAGGTTGATGTGATTCGGATAATTCGGGAGTGTTGAAACGTGTAGTGTAtaaaagggaagccagacagactggcaccataacgcgttacgtaacgaagcggttgaCTTTCCCTTCCATATCAAAAAGAAAACCAGTGGAATAAACTCTCTTAAGTCTTCTGAAAATTTCCAATTTTTATAGCATAAGTAGACGGCAGGTAGGTCACTTGATGTAAGGCActgtaaacatttttgaaaataccTTTAACGAAATACGCCCAACTTTGGCGGCTACGAAGTTATATCCATTGTGCCgtacattggctcacttacccttcaaaacgAAACACAACAAAACTGTGTATTACCGTTTGTAGAATATCTGTGGGTAGaaccaacccagacgggcttgaacaaattCCTACCACAAGTACCTAGACCAATGAAATTGGTGACACTGTTCTCATGTAGACATAGGGactcattttttatttcggttttatatatatataaagaccgataattattgtttaaatattgaaaaatatccagtgattaatcgtttttataaatcagaagaaaaaagtagattttaatcggaacttttttttttaaataaatttttgaagttgcaattttgacttatttttgaaaaaaatctaaaaaacgtgataactccaAAATGattcacttttgcatcatgcatatgggggttaaaaatcgcaaatagtcacccctatcacctccaaacgggaatacgtcgaactATCAGTTAACCTGTATATAAAACCGAAATACCACTCTGATTAATCAttaaatctcagaaactataacacctacaacttgaaatttagca comes from Vanessa atalanta chromosome 30, ilVanAtal1.2, whole genome shotgun sequence and encodes:
- the LOC125075418 gene encoding gastrula zinc finger protein XlCGF49.1-like, which encodes MKSYLITHLRLHNGFLGKTYACNFCKYISFHKNSLKLHIRTHTGEKPYECHSCHKKFSQKGNLELHSRTHTGEKPYECHSCHKKFRHKCTLELHIRTHTGEKPYECQSCHKKFSHKGNLELHIRTHTGEKPYECQSCHKKFSHKGNLELHIRTHTGEKPYECQSCHKKFSHKSNLELHIRTHTGEKPYECQSCHKKFSHKSNLERHIRTHTGEKPYERPISQK